A window from Calliopsis andreniformis isolate RMS-2024a chromosome 5, iyCalAndr_principal, whole genome shotgun sequence encodes these proteins:
- the LOC143179670 gene encoding uncharacterized protein LOC143179670, translating to MCIKNVCLFFSFLSRLAPFRLTILPPTNKALYTKSYWLLQFFERFCMIMTRGKLLNDNEKGQIIVFHNMEKKYGSKKSTERPNELTQCDKGKIFQEVRQNKLDTSKIKTKLDLSVGVRRVQQVLRLSGTFKYTKKAKQTPLTKFHKKERLKFAKNHMSWTEKLKTVISSDEKQI from the exons ATGTGCATTAAAAATGTatgtttatttttttcttttctctcgCGTCTC GCGCCTTTTCGTTTAACCATTCTGCCGCCAACAAATAAAGCCTTATACACAAAAAGCTATTGGCTGC TCCAATTTTTTGAACGCTTTTGTATGATAA TGACACGGGGAAAATTGTTAAATGATAACGAAAAGGGCCAAATTATTGTTTTTCACAATATGG aaaaaaaatacGGCAGTAAGAAATCTACAGAACGCCCAAATGAATTAACACAGTGTGACAAAGGGAAAATTTTTCAAGAAGTACGACAAAATAAACTTGATACCtctaaaataaaaacaaaattagACTTGTCAGTTGGTGTTCGACGTGTCCAGCAAGTTCTGAGATTGAGTGGAACATTTAAATACACTAAAAAAGCGAAACAAACACCGCTAACTAAATTCCACAAGAAGGAAAGGTTAAAGTTTGCAAAAAATCATATGTCATGgactgaaaaattgaaaacggtGATTTCTTCTGATGAAAAACAAATTTAA